GTAATGCTGTGGACATGAACACGCACGCGTTCGACCGGTCCGCGAGAAAGCCATTCAGAAATTTTGATACGCCATAAATCACCCCGTGCAACGTGAGAAAGAGCCCAAGATTTTCCTTCGTGATCCCGAGGTCGCGCCCCATGAACGGCATGGCGATGCCCAAATTCTTGCGCACGAAATAAAACATTGCGTAACCAAGCGTGGCGTAAATCAAAACACGCAACTGCCAGAAACGATATTTTGCTCGGATTTCGGCCGGGTCCGTCAGCATTACTTTCGCCGGCGGCATTGGCCGAAAAAATCGCAACCATCCGCCCGAGACGGCAGGGTGGGGTGGGATTGGATTATTCGGTTCAGCGCCCATCAGTGGAAAAAGGTGATGCTACTTAACCCCACTGGTCTTAAAATGTCAGGCGAATTCATTCTATTTCTCGCCGTGATTTCGCGCGGCTTCGCCAATTTTTAATTTTACCTTTTTAATTTTTAATTACCTCGGTATCTTCGCTCCCCTTTATGGCTACGATAAAACCATTCGCCGCACTGCGTCCGCGACCCGAACTCGCCGCGCAAATTTGTGAACTTCCTTACGATGTGATGTCTTCCACCGAAGCGCGCTCGATGGCCGCCGGCAATCCGCTCAGTTTCCTCCACGTGAGCAAGCCGGAGATTGATCTCGCGCCCGACGTGGATATTTATTCGCCGCAAGTTTATGCCCAAGGCAAAAAGAATTTCGAGAAACTAATCGCCGAAGGTTCGCTGCGGCAGGACGCGCAACCCAGCTTTTATCTCTATCGCCAGATCATGGGCAAGCACGCGCAGATCGGCCTGGTCGCCGCCGCGAGTTGCGAAGATTATCTGCACAACATCATCAAGAAACACGAATTCACACGCCCCGATAAAGAAGACGACCGCGTGCGCCACATCGAAACACTTAATTCGCAAACCGGCCCCGTGTTCCTGACTTACCGCGCCCAACCCACGCTCGACGAACTGTTCCAAAAGAAAATTGCCGAAACGCCCAACATTGATTTCACCGCGAAAGACGGCGTTCGCCACACCGCATGGGTCATCAGCGACGCGCCGACGGTGGAACGCATCGCGTCCGAGTTCGCGCGCATTCCCTTTCTTTACATCGCCGACGGCCACCATCGCAGCGCCGCCGCCGCGCGCGTTTATCAGAGCCGCAAGGGCGCGGGACAGAGCGGCTTTTTTCTCAGCGTGATTTTTCCGCACAACCAAATGCAGATCCTTCCGTACAATCGCGTACTGAAAGATTTGAATGGCCGCACCCACGCGCAACTGCTTGAGCAACTCGACACCCTGTTCAGCATCAAGCCGGGTGGCGCCGCGCAACCCACGCGCAAACACGAACTCGGTTTTTATATCAACGGCCAATGGCACACGCTGAATTTCCGCCCGCAACTCACCGCGACCAGCGATCCCATCGAGCAGCTCGACGTCACGCTCCTGCAAAAAAATGTGCTTGCGCCGATGTTCGGCATAGATGATCCGCGCACCAGCAAGCGCATCAATTTTGTCGGCGGCATCCGCGGCACGGGCGAACTGGAGAAGCTCGTTAATTCCGGTGAATACGCTTGCGCTTTTTCCATGTTCCCGACGAGCATTGAAGATCTCATGACCATCGCCGATGCCGGTGGAATCATGCCGCCCAAAAGCACGTGGTTCGAGCCCAAGCTGCGCGACGCCATGTTCTGTCACATGATCTAGCGAAGCTTTTCAACTGTAGTCGCGGTCTATGACCGTCGAATCCTCCTGTAGGACTTTGCGAAGAATTCTTTTCGCAAAACTCCGATTTTTCATTTTTGCGAATCCGCCGATGCTATCCCTGTATATGAAAGTTTTAATTCAAGATAGCCAAAGCAAAAAGTTTTTCGCACCGAATCGCGCGTGGGTCCGAGACGCGCAATCCGGCCAGGATTTTGAATCGCACAATCGCGCATTCAAAATAGCTCAAGCGGCAAAAGTGCCGCAATTTAACATCGTGCTGCTTTCCACCAGCGGCCGCTACGCCTTTCGCATTGACGAAGGCATCACCCAATCATGCAACTAATCCTGCTAATCAACTATATT
This genomic window from Verrucomicrobiia bacterium contains:
- a CDS encoding DUF1015 family protein is translated as MATIKPFAALRPRPELAAQICELPYDVMSSTEARSMAAGNPLSFLHVSKPEIDLAPDVDIYSPQVYAQGKKNFEKLIAEGSLRQDAQPSFYLYRQIMGKHAQIGLVAAASCEDYLHNIIKKHEFTRPDKEDDRVRHIETLNSQTGPVFLTYRAQPTLDELFQKKIAETPNIDFTAKDGVRHTAWVISDAPTVERIASEFARIPFLYIADGHHRSAAAARVYQSRKGAGQSGFFLSVIFPHNQMQILPYNRVLKDLNGRTHAQLLEQLDTLFSIKPGGAAQPTRKHELGFYINGQWHTLNFRPQLTATSDPIEQLDVTLLQKNVLAPMFGIDDPRTSKRINFVGGIRGTGELEKLVNSGEYACAFSMFPTSIEDLMTIADAGGIMPPKSTWFEPKLRDAMFCHMI